From the Populus nigra chromosome 13, ddPopNigr1.1, whole genome shotgun sequence genome, the window AGCAAACAAGAGCAGATTCACAATTCTATTGTTTCTACTCTGCTTGCATTGATGGATGGTCTGGATTCTCGTGGACAAGTTGTTTTGATTGGAGCAACCAACAGAGTTGATGCCATTGATGGAGCCTTGCGTCGCCCTGGTCGGTTTGATCGAGAATTTAACTTTCCTTTGCCTGGTTGTGAGGCCCGTGCTGAAATTTTAGACATTCACACCCGCAAGTGGAAGCATCCTCCTTCAAAGGAGCTAAAGTCAGAACTGGCAGCTAGTTGTGTCGGCTATTGTGGTGCTGATTTAAAGGCATTATGCACTGAAGCTGCCATCCGTGCTTTCCGTGAAAAATACCCTCAAGTTTACACAAGTGATGATAAGTTTGTGATAGATGTTGATTCTGTAAAGGTTGAAAAGTATCATTTTGTTGAAGCCATGTCCACAATTACCCCTGCAGCTCATAGAGGTGCTGTTGTGCACTCTAGGCCATTGTCTTTAGTAGTCGCACCATGTCTGCAAAGTCATCTCCATAAAGCCATGAATTGCCTATTCGATATATTTCCACCTCTTGCAGTGTCATCTGAGTTTATCAAGCTTTCTATGCTTTCCTATGGATCTGCAATTCCTCTTGTGTATAGGCCACGGCTTCTGCTTTGTGGTTGTGAAGGTTCTGGTCTGGTAATTATCTTATAACCGTTCGATCTTTGAATATTGATCATTATGTAAACACCGAACTAAGAGTACTTACTGATTTAGTTTAACAGGATCATCTTGGGCCTGCAGTGTTACATGAACTGGAGAAATTTCCTGTTCATTCTCTTGGACTTCCATCTCTGCTTTCAGATCCCAGTGCAAAGACAGCAGAGGAAGCATTGGTGCACATATTTGGTGAAGCACGGAGAGCAACGCCATCTATCCTTTACATACCTCATTTTGATCTTTGGTGGGATAACGTAAGCACATGCCTCCCTCTGCTAACTTTAGGAAAATGCAGTAAAATTTTTGTTGTATCACATGCACTGTTTTTTCCCCTACAAATCCAAGGGAGTCATTCATATTCTTGTGTCTAACCTGAAACAATTGACCATGCTTGCTTAAACTTTCTGATTTTTGAGTGATGTATTTTTGATTAAGCACCTTAAAGTCAATGATCTCATTGCATCATCCTTTTTCTGAGCTTTATGAACTTGATGTTGCAGGCGCATGAACAGCTCAGGGCTGTTCTTCTCACTTTATTAGAAGAATTGCCGTCAGACTTACCCATTCTATTACTTGGAAGCTCTTCATCTCCActtgctgaaattgatggtgcATCCTTGGTATTTCCCCATCGTTCAGCGTacgttttatttttgaaagcaattGTCTGTTGCAATCCCTGTACTGCTTTTAATCACTATGATATAACTTTTCTAGCTAGTAATGTTgctcttaaatttaaattctttactttaaacatcattttaatatcataCTTTATACATCCATTCTTGTTTTTCCAAAGTAAGATTATGTTACAAATTTGCCCAAACAGAAAGGACTATCTAACCTTATTATGCTTATATTAAGACTTCTTGGAATCATTGTAATCCACCATAGCTGATAGGAAGACAATCTTTAGGCATCAAAAGGCTTTCAACGCAAGCTTGTATAATACCCTTTAGTCTTTTTCTCTTGCTTTTAAATGGATGCATGGCATTCCTTTGGTGCCTGCAAAGACCCTGTTTCCTGGTGAGCCATTTTTACATAATCATGATGACAAATAATTTCCTTCTTAAATCCagtattttgtttatatattaaatttctgTTGTCAGCTATCAAGTGGGGAAACCATCAACTGAAGACAGATCTTTGTTCTTTGACCATTTAATTGAGGCTGCCTTATCAGTTGTGGTGGAGGACGTGACCAAGAAATCACAAGGATCTGCCCCCCTTCCTGAACTTCCCAAGGCACAAAAAGTGGCAAGTGGCCCGAAGGCCTCAGAGTTAAAAGCCAAGATAGAGGCTGAGCAGCATGCTCTACGCCGAATGCGCATGTGCCTCAGAGATATTTGCAACCGGTAAGATCAGAGTCCCAGTCTTTTGGGTAGAAGATTGGTATATAATGTTGACATCACACTTGTGGTTTTACCCCAAACCACATTTTACCACAAAATGATGTGATTTTACTGCCTTAATGCAACaagaaattattatattaatactgTAGTTGTAGTTTAAATCACATTGAAATGGTCTAAACAAAACACAGTAATGCAATATGGAATTTGCTTCTTCAtgcaacaagaaattttaaatttggctTGTTGTTTCACTTTGTATCATTGTTGAAATGGTCTCAATTTAGTCCAGCATGTGGGTTCTAATAAAATGCAGATGTCATGGAGCATATTTCACTTCGTCTAGTTAATTAAAGCCAAATGcagattgttaaaaaaaagttggtgAGCTTGGAATTGGTACTCCTATGCCTTTCGCGCAGGCAATACCCATGACACTTTGAATCTCTTATCTTTTGaacaaatcaaatctattttttattgaatagaatcaaatttcaaaataaatgaagaggATGGTAGAGTAAGTATGTGGTTGCAAACCAAAGAGAGATGGGAGGAGCTAGATGAGAGATATAGTGAACGATTTAGATCCAGAAGAGAATGAAATCAATGAAAAGTTGTCTGGGTGAGGGATAAGGTCAAGAAAGGGTGTAGACTGTATGTCTCTGTGCACTCGCATGTGAGAGAGAGGAGGGGGGTTTCCTAGCAAGGTCTGGTATGTTGTCTGAATTTGAAATTACATCACCCTATGATCATCCCACTCCATTGGTTGTTACAGCACATGTTTCTTGTTACATATAAGCTGGTTGTCTCTGTCCAGTATTTGTGCTTCCTTTCACTGTTTACACTTAACATTCTAACTTCTTCGCTGCAGGATGTTGTATGACAAACGATTTAGTGCCTTCCATTATCCTGTCACTGATGAGGATGCTCCAAACTATCGCTCTATAATCCAGAACCCTATGGACATGGCTACCATCCTGCAGCGCGTTGACTCTGGTCAATATATCACATGCTCAGGATTCCTGCAAGACATTGATCTCATTGTGACCAATGCAAAGGTGTGTTTTGTTCCTAGCTTCATTTAATTCTATTTCTAGGTTCTCCTTTCATTGAATAATTTAACACCACTATACCTCTGGTCAGTGCATCTATTTCATGCTTAAATTTGGTGTGCATGTTTCTAATATAGGTGTACAATGGAGATGATTACAATGGAGCTAGGATTGTCAGTAGAGGTTATGAGCTTCGGGATGCAGTAAGTTTCCATGCCTTTTGGTTTTCTATGATTTTTCCTCTCATCTTGTCCTATCACCTAAAGCATCATTTGATGAATcccttttcataatattttacaGGTGCATGGAATGTTGTCACAGATGGACCCTGCGCTTGTCACTTACTGTGACAAGATTGCTGCTCAAGGGGGTCCTGTACAAATAGCAGATGATTTAGGGGGATCTATTTTCCCTTCAACCCCAGTTGTGCAGCTTGGAACAGTTACTAGAACAAGTGCCAGGCTACGCAATGTCCAGCCTGATGTTAATCTGGATCAAAGCTACGAGGCCTTGAAAAGGCAGAAGAAAAATGCTGATGCTACTCATGCTGGTATGTTCATTGGTGAAGTTTTTTACATGTTGAATTTTGGTGCGGATACTGATGTAATAGATCAGTAGCAAGTAAAACTAATCTCAGCCATGGACTTCTTGTATAATAGACATGACCTGTTCGTGGTTcatgttttcaaatttcctttCCTAGTTAGAAAAACCTCTCGTAAATATTGACAATTAAATCCTGAAGCCAGAAATCCgaatttttctattcaatatatGAATTTGATCTCACAGCCCATATTCCAAACTAGCATTCTCTTCAGCTTGTGCCCTTTATCTGAAGTTTTTAACTCCTAATTTTCCTagatttgttatatttaatgTTATTCTTTGACTGAACTCTTTAATTTGCCATGATCGCTCTTTGGATGCAACTCTCTGACCATTTTATactttcatgaaaaacagcttCAACAGCAGAAGATAAATCACGGCATCAGGGTTCAGTGCAGGCAAAGCCGCCAGAGGAAGCCGGGGCAGATGATATGAATCCTGACAGACCTGAGTCCTCTTCAGCTGATGACAGTCGACATGAAACTTCAGGAGGAGAAGCTTGTGGTCATAATGAAGGGAGTGGATCCCAAGATGTTACAATGTCAGAAGCCGAAGTCTCAAGCCACGTGGATTACGTCAAGCGGCTTTTCGTGGAGCGCACAGAAAATTATGGCATTTCACTGCTTGAAAGGCTCTACACTCGTATAATGAAGGGAATCTTCGAAGCCAAGGACAAAGGAGTCGAAGATGATGGCCCCAGATACTCAATTTTGAGGTTTTTGGTGAAATTTGCAGAGAACACTGCAAACTTCTAAACTCAATACCTTTTCCCCTTAAAACCagaggataaaagaaaaatgaaaaatgaacccaaaaaaaaaagaaatcttgcAGGTAGCTGATGTAAAGTCgggattttcttttcaatgcaAAAAAATTAGAGTGAAAGCagtctccctctccctctctctctctacttctctctgtctctctctctctcccagaGTACAGTTTCCATAAACTTATTTGACCTCACAAGCTGTCAAGCTCCATGGTATTGTTATGGCTGGTGGCAAATCCAATGTGGCATTCTTTTACAGGGAGGACTAAGTGGGATCTTTTCTGAAGCAGACACATCAAGAATTGGGTTTGAATGTCAGCAAAAGCATCGCTGGTATAAATTAGTCTCTTTCtgaatgaatattttttcatagtttCCAAGATGTTTGTTTAATATCAACTTCAAACTTACTCAGAGAGAGACAGGAGAAGAAAGGGTATTCaagctattattttatttaatttaaaaccaagTATTTTTTCGGAGAAtcaaaattatgatattaagtcttaaaactatttattttattttcaacatttaaaactaaatctatataaaaaaaactaaaaaaaaacatgctgcTAAAATAGGAGAcaagttaaaaaatagaaaatgcaGCGACTcaagaaacaagaagaaaaacagaTGGGAAGGCGCCAAGCCCTCAATTGATACTTATGTGGGCCGTTCTAAACAGAAGCCCTGATTGGATCATTTCTTGTCGTATTTCCCTCCAAGTCTTCTAACTCCTCAAGGTGCTGTCTCAATTCATTACTAGGTTTAACATCCGGGGCCGGGCAAGCCTCGTTgttaaattcctttttttttttttttagagttttaactAGCCGactattgaattattttttaagaaacattAAGAGTAAgggtatatatattaatatattaattatagcATACTTAGGTATTCTTTGGTTTGATACTCTACACTTCTTAGGGCTTCGAAGTCAATTCCTTTATTTTGGCTGTCCATCCTCATAATTATTTATGGTTCCAAGATTCCCGGCACAAACAATCTCTGCGCCATTTGTTTCCTTAGTTGAATCCTGTAAGCCGTGAAACGAGATTCCATTGCCGGACTGTTTGCTCCGGTCCTCTCCTGAATATTTATCCCGTtaccattaatttttaatatttgaatacCAACTATCTCACCTTCAAGGAGAGTGTCTAAAAACCTCCAccgaaaatttataattaaaaaatatatgtgagaaatatattatttttattttaaaaaataaacttatatttttattgatggttATGTACCTTGAGATGATTCAAGTGATAATTATAGAGGGAGCTTTTAGAAGGAACATGTTTAGGAAGTGATATTAAGATGTTTGTTTTGATTACCTTGATAACTTTAAGTGGATAATTCTATTTTGATTCAAAGGaattataaattcttaaaacaCACCAAATGAAAGTGGGTTGATCCCTTATAGGAAAATAATTTCACTTGAAAGGTCTTTTATGCtggttgtttttgtaaaaataaagagGCCAATGTTGTAGcaaattgatctttttttacCTATGTATGATTTTTCATAActtacttaaaataaatttttgtttgataaaGTATAAAGTTTTCTTTAGAAAGCATGTTCTTCTACTTCTCTTATCAAGGCCtttaaggctacaagttcaagCATTTCTTCTACTTTAAATATCTTTCCATTCCTTTTCAAATATGTCTATGTAAACTAACTCTCTTGTTGAATAATATTCAACATCAAATAGCTTTGTGAAGCTTTTCTTGACATGTATGTTGGTGCTGAAGTGTATCGTTAACTTGGTATAGAGGTTATTGTACCCTTTTATATAGTTTGAGTGCAAATTATAATACAATGCACATGTAGACCTCCATAAAGTATGTGAGGAGAATTTTGcatattgaataattattttagataatcaATTCTAAATTATCGTGCATATTTTGCATATGCTCCTTCAGATTAGCCATGCCATCATAAATTTCTGGAAGATACTGATCTTGTCACAAAATAATGCTAGCTACTAAGAAGATACTGATCTTGGCACAAAATAATACTAGCAACTAAGAAGTTTCCTAGCTGATTATACGATACACCTTTGGGCCCAAGAATATATATCTAGTGGAGATCATTTCATGAGCTCAATCTAGCCAATCAAGCCCTTCACTTTCCAGCAAATGTAAGCTACAGCAAAACAGCATCCTGTTCACCCCTGTGGCGTATGGGATGATGTCAATAAGAAGGCACTTGTGTTCAATTGGAccgaatttaaattttttttaggagcTTATTTGTGGAATCAGATTATCACGTTTTTTTTGTCTGACCTACCAGTCTAATCTTGGTTTAATGACGCTGCTTCATATACTTTTCTTAGGCTAAATTTTCAGTCCATTATTAAAGTTTCTCAAGTCATTGCCAATGAAAACATTTTTCTCCTTCTGGACTGTGCATAACTTCTAGCAGGAAATAGAGAATCTCTCGTTGCGATTTCTGTCATTATCAATTGTGCTTGCCTTTTGTTCTTTGAGTATTTTGCTATATCTACCTTTTAGTCCCTTTGCTCTATATAAGGAAGCAGCATTGGAGGCCATTTTTCAGAGAATTAGCTCtctaaaaagaaagggaaactACTTCGTTATATACTTTGAAGATGGTGCCGCATGGGTTCAGGTTCAATCCCACTGATGAAGAGCTCATCCAAGTCCTAGACAGAAAAGCTTCTGGCCAAGAAATGCCACTTCATTTCATTCTCGAAAGAAATGTTTACGAGCGTGAACCACAGGATCTTGAATGTGCGTAATATGCACTATGTATTTCTTTGTTCTACTGCATGTAGGGCTCGtgatttttcttcccttttctttgcaataatgGTATGGTGGAAATGATTTTTTCAAGCTTTTTTGCATTTATACTATATGGTACAAATTTCAGGCTACCTATATATTTTCTAGGGTTCAAGTTTAGAGGGATAATATCATATTCCGTGATCTTGTCCATCCATTGAAATTTACAGTATCAATGTTGAGTTTATGTTAGTTTATACCTTACTATGATAACTGACTGCTTAAGTCAGATCTCTTTAACAATATTGTTACATGCAGGGAATCAAACCGCTCCTTTAAGCAATGGTGAGAGATACTACTATTGTACGAGGGAGGCAAACTATTCGAGGGAAGTACTCGGTCGAGGATGGTGGAAAGCTACGAGCCATGTCAAgaaaatacatg encodes:
- the LOC133671217 gene encoding ATPase family AAA domain-containing protein At1g05910-like, which translates into the protein MYTKRSGQGDGPVARPVRTSDRLRRRPKVFSRTYLYYTPSIIRPRKGKTKTRTAASRIAKMLGNRAVRAANANSVPTNLRRSTRKRRLSAHLEDYTDSSGSEDEDLMRPAFRPLRNRIHNSASQDELSSSKHKKIVETKSTPRREGLRPRRSRTIKTEPLGLDSGDEQDTSEEKAVEDETENGNDIDDNDADDGQNDDEGDGEGEDEGEEDGDDDEGEEEEEEEEEEEEEEEQDGRRRYDLRNRAEVRRLSMEEGKQRPRSPRRVLHQGMGTKINRDVRKGGSRVHKRHRLTRAEDSDDSLLVDELDQGPAIPWARGGSRSGPPWLLGGLEMHGTTAWGLNVAASGWGHQGDALASLTSGVQTAGPSSKGGADIQPLQVDESVSFDDIGGLSGYIDALKEMVFFPLLYPDFFASYHITPPRGVLLCGPPGTGKTLIARALACAASKAGQKVSFYMRKGADVLSKWVGEAERQLKLLFEEAQRNQPSIIFFDEIDGLAPVRSSKQEQIHNSIVSTLLALMDGLDSRGQVVLIGATNRVDAIDGALRRPGRFDREFNFPLPGCEARAEILDIHTRKWKHPPSKELKSELAASCVGYCGADLKALCTEAAIRAFREKYPQVYTSDDKFVIDVDSVKVEKYHFVEAMSTITPAAHRGAVVHSRPLSLVVAPCLQSHLHKAMNCLFDIFPPLAVSSEFIKLSMLSYGSAIPLVYRPRLLLCGCEGSGLDHLGPAVLHELEKFPVHSLGLPSLLSDPSAKTAEEALVHIFGEARRATPSILYIPHFDLWWDNAHEQLRAVLLTLLEELPSDLPILLLGSSSSPLAEIDGASLVFPHRSAYQVGKPSTEDRSLFFDHLIEAALSVVVEDVTKKSQGSAPLPELPKAQKVASGPKASELKAKIEAEQHALRRMRMCLRDICNRMLYDKRFSAFHYPVTDEDAPNYRSIIQNPMDMATILQRVDSGQYITCSGFLQDIDLIVTNAKVYNGDDYNGARIVSRGYELRDAVHGMLSQMDPALVTYCDKIAAQGGPVQIADDLGGSIFPSTPVVQLGTVTRTSARLRNVQPDVNLDQSYEALKRQKKNADATHAASTAEDKSRHQGSVQAKPPEEAGADDMNPDRPESSSADDSRHETSGGEACGHNEGSGSQDVTMSEAEVSSHVDYVKRLFVERTENYGISLLERLYTRIMKGIFEAKDKGVEDDGPRYSILRFLVKFAENTANF